The Leifsonia xyli genomic sequence GGGCGCGAACGCAGAAGCGCGAAGCAGAGCGCGGCTCCGGCGATCGCCCCCACGATCGCGGTCACGGCCGAGAGCCAGAACGCGCCGAAGAAGGAGCCGGCGATCGCGGGCTCTGCCAGGCCGGTGAGGTTCGCCCAGGTGAACCGGCCCTCGCCGTCGAGGAACCCGCTCCCCACCGCGACCAGCGTCGGGATGGCGAGGAAGATCACGACGTAGAAGGCGAAGGGCGTGAGCCCCAGCACCGCGGCGGCCTCCGACCGGCGCCGCCGCCCGGCCCGCGCGGTGGCGGCTCGGGCCGACGACGGCTGCCGCCGGGTCCCCGTGGCGGGGACTCCGGCGGCAGCGGTCTCGACCGCAGGCGCCGCGGCGCCTGTGACGGTCTCGGTCATCAGCCGACCGCGTTCGCCCAGGTGGAGTTGAGCAGGGTGCCGGCGTCGGTGGCCTGCTTGTCCGTCATGACGGCTACCTTGTCGAGCTTGCCCGGGAAGTCGGCCGTGTCGAGCGTTCCGGCCTTCTCCATCGCGTCGACGCGCGCCGGGTAGGCGCCGCCCTTGAGCCACGCGTTCTGGGCGGCGTCGCTGTAGAGGTACTCCTCCCAGAGGCGCGCGGCTGCGGGGTGCGGCGCGTCCTTGTTGATGGCCTGGTTGTAGTAGCCGACGTACGCGGTGCCCGGGAGGACGACGTACTTCCAGTTCACGCCGCCGCCCTTGATGGTGTCGGAGGTGGCGTAGCCCTTCTGGTTGAACGACCAGTCGAGCAGCACCGGGGTCTCACCGGAGGCGATGGTGTTCGGCTTGCCGTCGGCGGCGTTCCAGTTGCCCGCCTTCTTCAGCTTCGAGAACCACTCGACGCCCTTGCTCAGGTCGTCGAGCGTCCCACCGTTCTGCAGGGTCGCGTACGCGACCGCGCCGGCCGCGGCGGCCGCCTGGGTCGGGTTGCCGTTGAGCGCGACCGCGCCCTTGAACTCCGGCTTCAGGAGGTCGTCGAAGGACTTCGGCGCGGTCTTGATCTTGTTGGCGTCGTAGCCGACCGCCATGACCCCGTAGTAGCCGACCTTCCAGAGGCCGTCCTTCTCCTTCTGGCCCTCGGGGATGTCGTCCCAGCCGGTCGGCTTGTAGGCCGCGAAGTACTGGGTGTTGGCCAGGGCGACCGAGGAGCCGATGTCGAAGGTGTCGGGAGCGGTGTCCTGGCCCTTGAGCTTCTTGGCAGCGTCGATCTCCTCCTGGCTGGAGGCGCTGTCCTGGCTCGGGTTGATGGTGATGCCGTACTTCTTGGTGAAGCCGTCGAAGATCTCCTGGTAGTTGGCCCAGTCGCCCGGCGTCGCGATGATGTTGAGGCTGCCCTCCTTCTTCGCGGCGGCGACCAGCGCATCCATGCCGCCGGCCGACGCGACGTCGGTGGCGGTGCTGATCTTCGCGGTGTCGGCGGTGCTGGCGTTCGCGCCGCCGGAGCAGGCTGCGAGCGAGAGTGCGACGACGGTCGCCGCGGCGGCCAGGCCGGCGGCGCGTGCGCGCTTGTTGATCACGGGTTCCTCCAGTGCAGGGTGTCGACCGGGCGGTGCGCCCGGACGTGGTCACGCTAGGGAGGGCAGGAGACCGCGCGGGTGCGC encodes the following:
- a CDS encoding ABC transporter substrate-binding protein, translating into MINKRARAAGLAAAATVVALSLAACSGGANASTADTAKISTATDVASAGGMDALVAAAKKEGSLNIIATPGDWANYQEIFDGFTKKYGITINPSQDSASSQEEIDAAKKLKGQDTAPDTFDIGSSVALANTQYFAAYKPTGWDDIPEGQKEKDGLWKVGYYGVMAVGYDANKIKTAPKSFDDLLKPEFKGAVALNGNPTQAAAAAGAVAYATLQNGGTLDDLSKGVEWFSKLKKAGNWNAADGKPNTIASGETPVLLDWSFNQKGYATSDTIKGGGVNWKYVVLPGTAYVGYYNQAINKDAPHPAAARLWEEYLYSDAAQNAWLKGGAYPARVDAMEKAGTLDTADFPGKLDKVAVMTDKQATDAGTLLNSTWANAVG